A window of the Gemmatirosa kalamazoonensis genome harbors these coding sequences:
- a CDS encoding ATP-dependent Clp protease ATP-binding subunit, translating into MNGYNFTERVRKVLAMAREEAARLHHEYVGTEHILLGLIREGEGVAAAVLQNLSVDLDEIQQKIEETVKKGKAAQATGPDLPYTSRAKKVLELAMAEARELNHSYVGTEHLLLGLLREEKGIAAQVLTDTGVNLEAARAETLRLLGNEMPQAQGGGTADKGGSSQPQTPPKGEKKSKTPALDHFCRDLTALAAEGQLDPTIGRAKEIERVMEVLTRRKKNNPVLIGEPGVGKTAIVEGLAQLIANGECPDSLRDHRVLSLDMAAVIAGTKYRGQFEERLKAVMNEIAQNKQIILFIDELHTLVGAGAAEGAIDASNMLKPALARGELQCVGASTLNEYRKYIEKDGALERRFQTVIVDPPTVEETVEILKGLRKKYEDHHRVTIPDTTLWTAAKLSERYITDRFLPDKAIDVIDEAGARSRLASQAPPPEVSSLKEALDQVNAEKEAAVRDQNFEKAASLRDKERDLQGQIRQKQEEWEQRRQSHRPVLGEDEIAFIVSRWTGVPVTRLQEAETARLLNMEEELHKSVVGQDEAIKALSRSIRRSRAGLKDPKRPIGTFIFSGPTGVGKTELARALAKFLFADETALIRVDMSEYMEKFSVSRLIGAPPGYVGYEDSGTLTKAVRRKPYSVVLLDEIEKAHPDVFNILLQVLDEGHLTDNYGRVIDFKNTVVIMTSNVGAKDITKNRALGFTSQSSESNFERMQEKVKEEMGRVFNPEFLNRLDDVIVFHPLSKEQIGAIVNILLKDVQKRLGEEDLTLKLTEAASDFLVSKGYDEAFGARPLKRSIQRYIEDPLSEKILLGEFAKGDEIEVDLAPEKDKLEFRAAAPTTKAS; encoded by the coding sequence ATGAACGGCTACAACTTCACCGAGCGAGTGCGGAAGGTCCTCGCGATGGCGCGCGAGGAGGCCGCGAGGCTCCACCACGAGTACGTGGGAACGGAGCACATCCTGCTCGGCCTCATCCGCGAGGGCGAGGGCGTCGCGGCTGCGGTGCTACAGAACCTGAGCGTCGACCTCGACGAGATTCAGCAGAAGATCGAGGAGACGGTCAAGAAGGGGAAGGCGGCGCAAGCCACCGGCCCCGATCTCCCCTATACCTCGCGCGCGAAGAAGGTCCTCGAGCTGGCGATGGCCGAGGCGCGCGAGCTCAATCACAGCTACGTCGGCACCGAGCATCTCCTCCTCGGCCTTCTCCGCGAGGAGAAGGGGATCGCGGCGCAGGTGCTCACCGATACGGGCGTCAACCTCGAAGCGGCGCGCGCGGAGACGCTGCGTCTTCTCGGCAACGAGATGCCGCAGGCGCAGGGCGGCGGCACCGCCGACAAGGGCGGCAGCTCGCAGCCGCAGACGCCCCCGAAGGGCGAGAAGAAGTCGAAGACCCCGGCGCTCGACCACTTCTGTCGCGATCTCACGGCGCTCGCCGCCGAGGGACAGCTCGATCCGACGATCGGGCGCGCGAAGGAGATCGAGCGGGTGATGGAGGTCCTCACGCGCCGCAAGAAGAACAACCCGGTGCTCATCGGCGAGCCGGGCGTCGGCAAGACGGCGATCGTCGAGGGGCTCGCGCAGCTCATCGCGAACGGCGAGTGCCCGGATTCGCTGCGCGACCACCGCGTGCTGTCGCTCGACATGGCGGCGGTGATCGCGGGCACGAAGTACCGCGGCCAGTTCGAGGAGCGGCTCAAGGCGGTGATGAACGAGATCGCGCAGAACAAGCAGATCATCCTGTTCATCGACGAGCTGCACACGCTCGTGGGCGCCGGCGCGGCCGAGGGCGCGATCGACGCGAGCAACATGCTGAAGCCCGCGCTCGCGCGCGGTGAGCTGCAGTGCGTCGGTGCGTCGACGCTGAACGAGTACCGCAAGTACATCGAGAAGGACGGCGCGCTCGAGCGCCGCTTCCAGACGGTGATCGTCGATCCGCCGACGGTGGAGGAGACGGTCGAGATCCTGAAGGGGCTGCGCAAGAAGTACGAGGACCACCACCGCGTCACGATCCCCGACACGACGCTGTGGACGGCGGCGAAGCTCTCGGAGCGCTACATCACCGACCGCTTCCTGCCGGACAAGGCGATCGACGTGATCGACGAGGCGGGTGCGCGGTCGCGGCTCGCGTCGCAGGCGCCGCCGCCGGAGGTCTCGTCGCTGAAGGAAGCGCTCGATCAGGTGAACGCCGAGAAGGAGGCCGCGGTCCGCGACCAGAACTTCGAGAAGGCGGCGAGCCTGCGCGACAAGGAGCGCGACCTCCAGGGGCAGATCCGCCAGAAGCAGGAGGAGTGGGAGCAGCGGCGCCAGTCCCACCGCCCGGTGTTAGGCGAGGACGAGATCGCGTTCATCGTCTCGCGCTGGACGGGTGTGCCGGTGACGCGCCTGCAGGAGGCGGAGACGGCGCGGCTGCTGAACATGGAGGAGGAGCTGCACAAGAGCGTCGTCGGTCAGGACGAGGCGATCAAGGCGCTCTCGCGCTCCATCCGCCGCAGCCGGGCGGGGCTCAAGGATCCGAAGCGGCCGATCGGCACGTTCATCTTCTCGGGGCCCACGGGCGTCGGCAAGACGGAGCTGGCCCGCGCGCTGGCGAAGTTCCTGTTCGCCGACGAGACGGCGCTCATCCGCGTCGACATGTCGGAGTACATGGAGAAGTTCTCGGTGTCGCGGCTCATCGGCGCGCCGCCGGGCTACGTCGGCTACGAGGACTCGGGCACGCTGACGAAGGCCGTCCGCCGGAAGCCGTACTCGGTCGTGCTGCTCGACGAGATCGAGAAGGCGCACCCGGACGTGTTCAACATCCTGCTGCAGGTCCTCGACGAGGGGCACCTGACGGACAACTACGGGCGCGTGATCGACTTCAAGAACACGGTCGTCATCATGACGTCGAACGTGGGCGCGAAGGACATCACGAAGAACCGGGCGCTCGGCTTCACCTCGCAGTCCAGCGAGTCGAACTTCGAGCGGATGCAGGAGAAGGTGAAGGAGGAGATGGGCCGGGTCTTCAACCCCGAGTTCCTGAACCGCCTGGACGACGTCATCGTCTTCCACCCGCTGTCGAAGGAGCAGATCGGCGCCATCGTCAACATCCTGCTGAAGGACGTGCAGAAGCGGCTCGGCGAGGAGGACCTCACGCTGAAGCTGACCGAGGCGGCGTCCGACTTCCTGGTGAGCAAGGGGTACGACGAGGCGTTCGGCGCGCGGCCGCTGAAGCGGTCGATCCAGCGCTACATCGAGGACCCGCTGTCGGAGAAGATCCTCCTCGGCGAGTTCGCGAAGGGCGACGAGATCGAGGTCGACCTGGCGCCGGAGAAGGACAAGCTGGAGTTCCGGGCGGCGGCGCCGACGACCAAGGCGTCCTGA